A single genomic interval of Porphyromonas sp. oral taxon 275 harbors:
- the rny gene encoding ribonuclease Y: MLLVYIPRQREHAKAQAAGILSEAEREAEVLKQKKLLEVKEKFLQLKGELEQQVAQRNEKLKQIENKLKGREQSLNQRQSDLEKRNSEIDVLKEKLALQSEGIELKKEEYEVKKVEYEQKKQELEELRRSEQQRLEQLGGLSAGEARERLIESLRAEAKDQAQVYINEIVEEAKMTASKEAKKIVIQSIQRVATETAIENSVTVFHIDSDEIKGRIIGREGRNIRALEAATGIEIIVDDTPEAIVLSSFDPVRREVARLALHQLVQDGRIHPARIEEVVSKVRKQIEEEIIETGKRTVIDLGIHGMHPELIRLIGKMKYRSSYGQNLLQHSRETANLCAVMASELGLNPKHAKRAGLLHDIGKVPDDEPELPHALLGMKLCEKYKEKLNICNAVGAHHDEVEMESLIAPIVQVCDAISGARPGARREIVEAYIKRLNDLETLAASYPGVVKTYAIQAGRELRVIVGAENTDDSTIATLSEEIARRIQDEMTYPGQVKITVIRETRSVSYAK, from the coding sequence ATGCTCCTCGTCTACATCCCTCGCCAGCGCGAGCATGCCAAGGCCCAGGCCGCAGGCATCCTCTCCGAGGCCGAGCGTGAAGCCGAGGTGCTCAAGCAGAAGAAGCTCCTTGAGGTCAAGGAGAAGTTCCTCCAGCTCAAGGGCGAGCTGGAGCAGCAGGTGGCACAGCGTAACGAGAAGCTCAAGCAGATCGAGAACAAGCTCAAGGGTCGCGAGCAGTCGCTCAACCAGCGTCAGTCCGACCTGGAGAAGCGCAACAGCGAGATCGACGTCCTCAAGGAGAAGCTCGCCCTACAGAGTGAGGGCATCGAGCTCAAGAAGGAGGAGTACGAGGTCAAGAAGGTCGAGTACGAGCAGAAGAAGCAGGAGCTCGAGGAGCTCCGCCGCAGCGAGCAGCAGCGCCTCGAGCAGCTCGGCGGCCTCTCCGCAGGCGAGGCCCGTGAGCGCCTCATCGAGAGCCTGCGCGCCGAGGCCAAGGACCAGGCACAGGTCTACATCAATGAGATCGTCGAGGAGGCTAAGATGACGGCCAGCAAGGAGGCTAAGAAGATCGTCATCCAGTCCATCCAGCGCGTCGCTACCGAGACGGCGATCGAGAACTCCGTCACCGTCTTCCACATCGACAGCGACGAGATCAAGGGCCGCATCATCGGGCGCGAAGGGCGCAACATCCGTGCTCTGGAGGCCGCCACGGGTATAGAGATCATCGTCGACGATACGCCCGAGGCTATCGTCCTCTCTAGCTTCGACCCCGTACGCCGCGAGGTAGCGCGTCTGGCGCTGCACCAGCTCGTGCAGGACGGCCGTATCCACCCCGCCCGCATCGAGGAGGTCGTCTCCAAGGTGCGCAAGCAGATCGAGGAGGAGATCATCGAGACGGGGAAGCGTACCGTCATCGACCTCGGGATCCATGGCATGCACCCCGAGCTTATTCGCCTCATCGGTAAGATGAAGTACCGCTCCTCCTACGGGCAGAACCTCCTACAGCACTCCCGTGAAACGGCCAACCTCTGTGCCGTCATGGCCTCCGAGCTGGGACTCAACCCCAAGCACGCCAAGCGCGCTGGCCTCCTCCACGATATAGGTAAGGTGCCCGACGACGAGCCCGAGCTGCCACACGCCCTCCTCGGGATGAAGCTCTGTGAGAAGTACAAGGAGAAGCTCAACATCTGCAATGCCGTCGGCGCCCACCACGACGAGGTCGAGATGGAGAGCCTTATCGCTCCCATCGTACAGGTCTGTGACGCCATCAGCGGCGCCCGTCCCGGTGCTCGCCGTGAGATCGTAGAGGCCTACATCAAGCGTCTCAATGACCTCGAGACCCTTGCCGCCTCTTACCCCGGCGTCGTCAAGACCTACGCCATCCAGGCAGGGCGCGAGCTGCGCGTCATCGTCGGGGCAGAGAACACCGATGATAGCACCATCGCGACACTCTCCGAGGAGATCGCTCGCCGCATCCAGGACGAGATGACCTACCCCGGTCAGGTCAAGATCACCGTCATCCGCGAGACCCGCAGCGTCAGCTACGCCAAGTAG
- a CDS encoding NAD(P)/FAD-dependent oxidoreductase, whose protein sequence is MTTLQLNLSPEEAASDASIRSAVARELHLAPEAITSVQIRRRNIDARQRRIRVGLSVEVYLEGEQPVTDDFSDLVYPDVSAAPSVVVVGAGPCGLFAALRLIELGLRPIVLERGQDVMQRRRDIVQLERTGIVDPESNYSYGEGGAGAFSDGKLYTRSKKRGSVEKTLRIFCRFGADPKILVDAHPHIGTDKLPIIIRRMREQIIASGGEVHFGCRMDELILERGRVRGAVSADGRSFEGPVVLATGHSARDVYSYLHAADIFVEAKPIAVGVRLEHPQQLIDQIRYHSPEGRGKWLPAAEYVYKAQASGRGVYSFCMCPGGFVVPASTAPGETVVNGMSPANRGSRWANSGMVVELHPSDIPATGIMVEHLESPLALMEWCEELERRCYAAAQQSLRAPAQRMTDFLRGRLSTSLPSSSYSMGLTSSQLSDWMPSFLTERLKEGFRAFDRSTRGFLSEEAQLIALESRTSSPVRIPRDKDYRHLTYEGLYPAGEGAGYAGGIVSAAIDGENAATALAVWLRGEG, encoded by the coding sequence GTGACAACCCTCCAGCTCAACCTCTCCCCCGAGGAGGCTGCCTCCGACGCGTCCATCCGCAGCGCCGTCGCCCGTGAGCTGCACCTCGCCCCCGAGGCCATCACGAGCGTGCAGATCCGCCGCCGCAATATCGACGCCCGCCAGCGCCGCATCCGCGTAGGGCTGAGCGTAGAGGTCTACCTCGAGGGCGAGCAGCCCGTGACGGATGACTTCAGCGACCTCGTCTACCCCGATGTCTCGGCCGCGCCCTCGGTGGTGGTGGTCGGGGCGGGCCCCTGTGGACTCTTCGCTGCCCTACGCCTCATCGAGCTCGGGCTAAGGCCCATCGTACTGGAGCGCGGGCAGGACGTGATGCAGCGCCGCCGCGACATCGTCCAGCTGGAGCGCACGGGGATCGTCGACCCCGAGTCCAACTACAGCTACGGCGAAGGCGGGGCGGGCGCCTTCTCCGACGGCAAGCTCTACACCCGCAGCAAGAAGCGCGGGAGCGTCGAGAAGACGCTGCGTATCTTCTGCCGCTTCGGTGCCGACCCCAAGATCCTTGTCGATGCCCATCCGCACATCGGTACAGACAAGCTCCCCATCATCATCCGCCGCATGCGCGAGCAGATCATCGCCTCGGGCGGTGAGGTACACTTCGGCTGCCGTATGGACGAGCTGATCCTAGAGCGCGGACGGGTGCGCGGCGCGGTGAGTGCCGACGGACGGAGCTTCGAGGGCCCCGTCGTGCTGGCCACAGGCCACTCGGCGCGCGATGTCTACAGCTACCTACACGCCGCGGATATCTTCGTCGAGGCCAAGCCCATCGCCGTGGGCGTACGCCTCGAGCACCCGCAGCAGCTCATCGACCAGATCCGCTACCACAGTCCCGAGGGACGTGGCAAGTGGCTGCCCGCGGCCGAATACGTCTACAAGGCGCAGGCCTCGGGGCGCGGCGTCTACAGCTTCTGCATGTGCCCAGGCGGCTTCGTCGTCCCCGCCTCCACCGCCCCAGGGGAGACCGTCGTCAATGGGATGTCGCCCGCCAACCGCGGCTCCCGCTGGGCCAACTCGGGCATGGTCGTCGAGCTACACCCCTCCGACATCCCTGCCACGGGCATCATGGTCGAGCACCTCGAGAGCCCGCTGGCGCTGATGGAGTGGTGCGAGGAGCTGGAGCGTCGCTGCTATGCCGCCGCCCAGCAGAGCCTCCGCGCTCCTGCGCAGCGTATGACGGACTTCCTGCGCGGACGTCTGTCCACGAGCCTACCCTCGAGCTCCTACTCGATGGGACTGACCAGCAGCCAGCTCAGCGACTGGATGCCGAGCTTCCTCACCGAGCGCCTCAAGGAGGGCTTCCGCGCCTTCGACCGCTCGACGCGCGGCTTCCTCAGCGAGGAGGCCCAGCTGATCGCCCTCGAGAGCCGCACCTCCTCGCCCGTGCGCATCCCCCGCGACAAGGACTACCGCCACCTCACCTACGAGGGGCTCTACCCTGCAGGCGAAGGTGCGGGCTACGCAGGCGGGATCGTCTCGGCAGCCATTGACGGGGAGAATGCCGCCACGGCACTAGCCGTCTGGCTGCGGGGCGAGGGCTAA
- a CDS encoding glutamine--tRNA ligase/YqeY domain fusion protein encodes MAEELTPLSGEGEAKKSLNFIEQIVASDLAAGKNGGRLQTRFPPEPNGYLHIGHAKAICMDFGIAQRYGGVCNLRFDDTNPTKEDVEYVDAIREDIEWLGFHWGAEYYASDYFERLYRFAEELILAGHAYVDEQTAEEIAQQKGTPTTPGVASPYRDRPAEESLDLFRRMNAGEFPEGAMILRAKIDMASPNMHFRDPIIYRIIKVPHHRTGTQWNVYPMYDFAHGQSDYFEGVTHSICTLEFEVHRPLYDYFIELLKQVEGQPDDYAPHQYEFNRLNLTYTMMSKRKLLQLVKDGLVAGWDDPRMPTICGLRRRGYTPESIRSFVDKIGYTKYDGMIDMALLEHAVREDLNRHALRGSAVLDPVKLIITNYPEGQTEDMPFLNNPEDPESDSHSIRFARELYIEREDFMEDAPKKYFRMTPGQEVRLKSAYIVRCTGCAKDAAGNITEVYATYDPETLSGRPEAGRKVKGTIHWVSAADSVEAEVRLYDRLFTDENPSEVKDKELAELLNPASLTVVQGARIEPFLAEAKLGEYYQFQRVGYFCLDPDSRPDHLVFNRTVSLKDTWKKVNK; translated from the coding sequence ATGGCTGAAGAACTCACCCCCCTCTCTGGCGAGGGCGAAGCAAAGAAGAGCCTCAACTTCATCGAGCAGATCGTCGCTAGCGACCTAGCGGCAGGCAAGAACGGCGGACGCCTGCAGACCCGCTTCCCACCCGAGCCCAACGGCTACCTGCACATCGGCCACGCCAAGGCCATCTGCATGGACTTCGGCATCGCCCAGCGCTATGGCGGCGTGTGCAACCTCCGCTTCGACGACACCAACCCCACCAAGGAGGATGTGGAGTACGTCGACGCTATCCGCGAGGACATCGAGTGGCTGGGCTTCCACTGGGGCGCTGAGTACTACGCCTCGGACTACTTCGAGCGCCTGTATCGCTTCGCCGAGGAGCTGATCCTGGCAGGCCACGCCTACGTCGACGAGCAGACGGCCGAGGAGATCGCCCAGCAGAAGGGTACGCCTACGACCCCAGGGGTCGCTAGCCCCTACCGCGACCGTCCCGCTGAGGAGAGCCTCGACCTCTTCCGCCGCATGAACGCTGGGGAGTTCCCCGAGGGGGCGATGATCCTGCGCGCCAAGATCGATATGGCCTCGCCCAACATGCACTTCCGCGACCCCATCATCTACCGCATCATCAAGGTGCCCCACCACCGTACGGGCACCCAGTGGAATGTGTACCCGATGTACGACTTTGCCCACGGGCAGAGCGACTACTTCGAGGGCGTGACGCACTCGATCTGTACGCTGGAGTTCGAGGTACACCGTCCGCTCTATGACTACTTCATCGAGCTGCTGAAGCAGGTAGAGGGTCAGCCCGACGACTACGCTCCACACCAGTACGAGTTCAACCGCCTGAACCTCACCTACACCATGATGAGCAAGCGCAAGCTGCTGCAGCTCGTCAAGGACGGCCTCGTGGCAGGCTGGGACGATCCCCGTATGCCGACCATCTGCGGCCTACGTCGCCGCGGCTATACGCCCGAGTCCATCCGCAGCTTCGTCGATAAGATCGGCTACACCAAGTACGACGGTATGATCGACATGGCGCTGCTGGAGCACGCCGTACGCGAGGATCTGAATAGGCACGCCCTACGTGGCTCGGCCGTCCTCGACCCCGTCAAGCTCATCATCACCAATTACCCCGAGGGGCAGACCGAGGATATGCCCTTCCTCAACAACCCCGAGGATCCCGAGAGCGACAGCCACAGCATCCGCTTCGCCCGCGAGCTCTACATCGAGCGCGAGGACTTCATGGAGGATGCGCCGAAGAAGTACTTCCGCATGACCCCTGGGCAGGAGGTGCGCCTCAAGAGTGCCTACATCGTCCGCTGCACGGGCTGTGCTAAGGACGCGGCGGGTAACATCACCGAGGTCTACGCCACCTACGACCCCGAGACGCTCAGCGGCCGCCCCGAAGCGGGCCGCAAGGTCAAGGGCACCATCCACTGGGTCTCTGCTGCCGACAGCGTAGAGGCCGAGGTACGCCTCTACGACCGACTCTTCACGGACGAGAACCCCAGTGAGGTCAAGGATAAGGAGCTAGCCGAGCTGCTCAACCCCGCGTCCCTGACCGTCGTCCAGGGCGCACGTATCGAGCCCTTCCTCGCTGAGGCTAAGCTCGGGGAGTACTACCAGTTCCAGCGCGTAGGCTACTTCTGCCTCGACCCCGACAGCCGTCCCGATCACCTCGTCTTCAACCGCACGGTCTCGCTCAAGGACACGTGGAAGAAGGTCAATAAGTAA
- a CDS encoding DedA family protein, whose product MVEHFSFLQDILQHLDYFWVTVLMAVESSFIPFPSEVVVPPAAYRAANGELNIILVVLFATLGSNIGGLVNYYLARYLGRPVIYRFAGSRLGRLCLLSPEKVEQAEQYFNRNGATSTLIGRLIPAVRQLISIPAGLAGMPLGRFLLYTTLGAGAWNIVLAVLGWVIGRTVPPERFAETIQSYSSTIGLVIAGVLIVGGLAYYLLKHRKK is encoded by the coding sequence ATGGTAGAGCACTTCAGTTTCCTCCAGGACATCCTGCAGCACCTCGACTACTTCTGGGTCACGGTGCTCATGGCCGTCGAGTCCTCCTTCATCCCCTTCCCCAGTGAGGTGGTCGTCCCCCCTGCTGCCTACCGCGCGGCCAATGGGGAGCTGAACATCATCCTCGTCGTCCTCTTCGCGACCCTAGGGTCCAATATCGGCGGGCTCGTGAACTACTATCTAGCACGCTACCTCGGTCGCCCCGTGATCTATCGCTTCGCAGGGAGCCGCCTCGGACGCCTCTGTCTCCTGAGCCCGGAGAAGGTCGAGCAGGCCGAGCAGTACTTCAATCGCAACGGCGCTACCTCCACCCTCATCGGCCGTCTCATCCCCGCCGTGCGTCAGCTGATCTCCATCCCCGCGGGGCTGGCAGGCATGCCGCTCGGCCGCTTCCTCCTCTATACGACGCTGGGGGCAGGGGCGTGGAACATCGTCCTGGCCGTCCTCGGCTGGGTCATCGGCCGTACCGTGCCGCCCGAGCGCTTCGCCGAGACCATCCAGAGCTACAGCTCCACGATCGGTCTGGTGATCGCTGGCGTCCTCATCGTCGGCGGCCTGGCGTACTACCTCCTCAAGCACCGCAAGAAGTAG
- a CDS encoding cell division protein ZapA, protein MSEDGRDYSLQRITIAIEGQRLSLRVPREQEQRYRLAGEELVRTSQSYHARYPNVSEVGRQTYLAMSALDVATRYRELLEEREARSRHFAPRLSQLNETLEALLTQATATLQP, encoded by the coding sequence ATGAGTGAGGACGGACGTGACTATAGCCTACAGCGCATCACCATCGCCATCGAGGGGCAGCGCCTCAGCCTGCGTGTACCACGCGAGCAAGAGCAGCGCTACCGCCTAGCTGGTGAGGAGCTGGTGCGTACCAGTCAGAGCTACCACGCCCGCTACCCCAATGTCTCCGAGGTGGGTCGACAGACCTATCTGGCGATGTCGGCCCTAGATGTGGCGACGCGCTACCGCGAGCTCCTCGAGGAGCGCGAGGCGCGTAGCCGTCACTTCGCGCCGCGCCTCAGCCAGCTCAACGAGACGCTGGAGGCGCTCCTCACTCAGGCTACTGCTACACTGCAGCCCTAG
- a CDS encoding nitric-oxide reductase large subunit gives MTPKKLWYALAAVLVLSFGVLGFFGMEIFRTMPPFPTRIVTTDGTVLYEGQDIKDGQNVWQSIGGQTVGSIWGHGAYIAPDWNADYLHRESELMLEKLAAQDGLEYSTLSEAEQAKYQVLLREELRRNTYDPKTGIITYTPLRAAVAKEVGQHYAKLFLGDQSPEYTKLRTAYALREHSIEDSARMEQMNAFFAWSSWVCVTNRPGDDVSYTNNWPHDPTIGNIAPTSLHLWSGFSVLILLFAVGILVYYYAQAKEDEEGPIPSSDPLRGMKPTASMRASLKYFWIVSALMLVQMTLGAITAHYGVEGDALFGLPIQDFLPQAVSRSWHVQLAILWIATSWLATGLYIAPAVSGTEPKYQALGVNVLFGALVFVVVGSLIGQWMGVMQKLGLIENFWLGHQGYEYVELGRIWQILLLVGLVLWLFLMIRALIPALKRKDENRHLLTLFIIASLAIAFFYAAGLMYGRQTHMAIAEYWRWWVVHLWVEGFFEVFATVVAAFLFCRLGLLRIQSATTSVLFSTIIFLSGGILGTCHHLYFSATPTGVLALGATFSALEIVPLVLIGMEAYHNYRLSKASQWLEDYKWPIYCFIAMCFWNFLGAGIFGFAINPPIALYYLQGLNTTAVHGHAALFGVYGILGIGLMLFCLRGLYPDYKWNDKLIGTAFWSINIGLFLMVTISVLPIGILQAHESITKAYWSARSADFLQQDFMQVIRWMRMPGDILLGLGEVLLVVFIFGLHFGWSRKEKR, from the coding sequence ATGACACCAAAGAAACTGTGGTATGCATTAGCGGCAGTCCTTGTACTGTCCTTCGGCGTCCTAGGCTTCTTCGGAATGGAGATCTTCCGCACCATGCCGCCCTTTCCTACCAGGATCGTGACGACAGACGGTACGGTACTCTACGAAGGACAGGACATCAAGGACGGGCAAAACGTGTGGCAGTCCATCGGCGGCCAGACCGTCGGTAGCATCTGGGGACATGGAGCCTACATCGCTCCAGACTGGAATGCGGACTATCTACACCGTGAGTCTGAACTAATGCTCGAGAAGCTGGCCGCGCAAGACGGGCTAGAATACAGCACCCTTTCTGAAGCCGAACAGGCCAAGTACCAGGTGCTCCTACGCGAGGAACTCCGTCGGAATACCTACGACCCGAAGACCGGCATCATCACCTACACCCCGCTACGCGCAGCGGTAGCCAAGGAGGTAGGGCAGCACTACGCTAAGCTCTTCCTCGGCGACCAAAGCCCCGAGTACACCAAGCTCCGCACCGCCTACGCCCTGCGTGAGCACTCGATCGAGGACAGCGCACGTATGGAGCAGATGAACGCCTTCTTCGCCTGGTCCTCCTGGGTCTGCGTCACCAACCGCCCAGGGGATGACGTCAGCTACACCAACAACTGGCCTCATGACCCCACCATTGGCAATATCGCCCCGACCTCCCTACACCTATGGTCAGGCTTCAGCGTCCTGATCCTGCTCTTCGCCGTAGGGATACTCGTCTACTACTACGCGCAGGCTAAGGAAGACGAGGAAGGCCCCATCCCCAGCAGCGATCCCCTACGCGGGATGAAGCCCACGGCCTCGATGCGCGCCAGCCTCAAGTACTTCTGGATCGTCTCCGCGCTGATGCTCGTGCAGATGACGCTGGGGGCCATCACGGCCCACTACGGCGTGGAGGGGGATGCCCTCTTCGGCCTACCGATCCAGGACTTCCTCCCTCAGGCCGTCTCGCGCAGCTGGCACGTACAGCTCGCCATCCTGTGGATCGCGACCTCCTGGCTCGCTACAGGCCTCTATATCGCCCCTGCCGTATCGGGCACAGAGCCTAAGTATCAGGCCCTCGGCGTGAATGTCCTCTTCGGCGCCCTCGTCTTCGTCGTCGTAGGCTCGCTCATCGGTCAGTGGATGGGGGTCATGCAGAAGCTCGGCCTCATCGAGAACTTCTGGCTCGGCCATCAGGGCTACGAGTACGTCGAGCTGGGGCGCATCTGGCAGATCCTGCTGCTGGTCGGCCTCGTGCTATGGCTCTTCCTCATGATCCGCGCCCTTATCCCCGCGCTCAAGCGTAAGGATGAGAACCGCCACCTGCTGACGCTCTTCATCATTGCCTCGCTGGCGATCGCCTTCTTCTACGCCGCAGGGCTGATGTACGGCCGCCAGACCCACATGGCCATAGCGGAGTACTGGCGCTGGTGGGTCGTGCACCTCTGGGTAGAAGGCTTCTTCGAGGTCTTCGCTACGGTGGTGGCTGCCTTCCTCTTCTGCCGCCTGGGGCTGCTGCGCATCCAGTCGGCAACGACCTCGGTGCTCTTCTCTACGATCATCTTCCTCTCGGGAGGGATCCTCGGGACCTGCCACCACCTCTACTTCAGCGCTACGCCTACTGGGGTGCTTGCCCTCGGGGCGACCTTCAGCGCACTGGAGATCGTGCCCCTGGTACTCATCGGTATGGAGGCCTACCACAACTACCGCCTCTCCAAGGCTAGCCAGTGGCTCGAGGACTACAAGTGGCCGATCTACTGCTTCATCGCCATGTGCTTCTGGAACTTCCTCGGCGCAGGGATCTTCGGCTTCGCCATCAATCCTCCTATCGCGCTCTACTACCTGCAGGGGCTCAATACCACTGCGGTGCACGGGCACGCAGCGCTCTTCGGGGTCTATGGTATCCTAGGGATCGGACTGATGCTCTTCTGCCTGCGTGGGCTCTACCCCGACTACAAGTGGAACGATAAGCTCATCGGCACGGCCTTCTGGTCGATCAACATCGGGCTCTTCCTGATGGTGACCATCAGCGTACTGCCGATCGGGATCCTCCAGGCGCACGAGTCTATCACCAAGGCCTACTGGTCGGCACGCTCGGCAGACTTCCTACAGCAGGACTTCATGCAGGTGATCCGCTGGATGCGCATGCCAGGGGATATCCTGCTCGGCCTCGGCGAGGTACTGCTTGTCGTCTTCATCTTCGGCCTCCACTTCGGTTGGTCACGTAAGGAGAAGCGCTAG
- a CDS encoding glycoside hydrolase family 2 protein, with the protein MYRLILGLLLCLMCSPCSDAAAHDSLDLHTGWQLYHPKLQRWIPATVPGVVQQDLIRQGLLPDPGYRTNEDSVQWVSELDWTYRLRFALSARQLAQPSQRLYFGGLDTFAEVWLNGQRILTSSNMYLEHELEVKGLLRRDNVLELHFASPTRAALPRYEASGINYPADNDHAPIHLSVFTRKAPYHYGWDWGERLLTLGPWRAVQLRLGAKEHFAGRPYLSYHPEAKGRELQLRLRPEDIAAPADTHLSYTLLDPQGREVYRREGRVTDFLPQAGQPFAHSLPDPQLWWPRGMGEQARYTMRLELRRRGERQPLDSYTTRVGLRTLELRREADSLGRSFTFVVNSVPFFAKGANYIPGTLLLPTRSDEQLVQLFEDMRRSHFNMLRVWGGGVYESDRFYELADRYGILIWQDFMFACTPYPADSTFLEEVRQEVVQNVQRLRQHPSIATWCGNNEIAEALKYWGWQRKYPKETFERFERDYTRLFRQLIPELLGEHDPLRPYIESSPDTANWGRPESLGLGESHYWGVWYGREPFEILRERVPRFMSEFGVQSFPMPSSIRRFAREEDYDLESPVMRSHQKSSIGNDVILHYIRQEYPEPRDFEDFVYASQVMQGRGIALGIKAQRAAAPRCMGSLYWQLNDAWPAISWSGIDYWGAWKGLQYQAARAFAPYTILPSRDGQRLSIVWDEQPEGERRVHLEAERFAFDRPGATGRPWSRELTLSGRSGVLELDVPLEDFLPDEATKRQHGIYYRLSTGSELLTEELYYALPPKELELPTFAQPERCTLERATDGSHYTLLLRSDRLLRDVYIDTGSPELQPEENFLDLLPQRQYRIRILPRAGAATPLPPPLPLKLKALNPQR; encoded by the coding sequence ATGTACCGACTCATCCTTGGCCTCCTCCTATGCCTTATGTGTAGCCCTTGCAGCGACGCCGCAGCGCATGACTCCCTAGACCTCCACACGGGCTGGCAGCTCTATCACCCCAAGCTCCAGCGCTGGATCCCCGCCACCGTCCCCGGCGTCGTCCAGCAGGATCTCATCCGCCAAGGGCTGCTCCCCGACCCCGGCTACAGGACGAACGAGGATAGCGTGCAGTGGGTCAGCGAACTGGACTGGACCTACCGACTCCGCTTCGCCCTCTCGGCCCGCCAGCTCGCCCAGCCCTCTCAGCGCCTCTACTTCGGCGGCCTCGACACCTTCGCCGAGGTGTGGCTCAACGGGCAGCGCATCCTCACCAGCAGCAACATGTACCTCGAGCATGAGCTAGAGGTCAAGGGACTCTTGAGGCGGGACAACGTGCTGGAACTGCACTTCGCCTCCCCCACCCGAGCCGCGCTGCCGCGCTATGAGGCCTCGGGCATCAACTACCCCGCGGACAACGACCACGCACCCATACACCTCAGCGTCTTCACCCGCAAGGCTCCCTACCACTACGGCTGGGACTGGGGCGAGCGCCTGCTGACGCTAGGCCCTTGGCGGGCGGTGCAGCTTCGCCTCGGGGCTAAGGAGCACTTCGCAGGGCGTCCCTACCTGAGCTACCATCCCGAGGCGAAGGGGCGCGAGCTTCAGCTACGGCTCCGTCCCGAGGATATCGCCGCACCTGCGGACACGCACCTCAGCTACACGCTCCTCGATCCTCAGGGGCGCGAAGTCTATCGTCGGGAAGGACGGGTCACGGACTTCCTCCCCCAGGCGGGGCAGCCCTTCGCCCACAGCCTCCCTGATCCCCAGCTTTGGTGGCCACGCGGTATGGGGGAGCAGGCACGCTACACGATGCGCCTCGAGCTACGTCGCCGCGGCGAGCGGCAGCCGCTCGACAGCTACACCACACGCGTCGGGCTGCGCACGCTGGAGCTAAGGCGTGAGGCCGACAGTCTCGGGCGTAGCTTCACCTTCGTCGTCAATAGCGTCCCCTTCTTCGCCAAGGGTGCCAACTACATCCCAGGGACGCTCCTGCTACCCACACGGAGCGACGAGCAGCTGGTGCAGCTCTTCGAGGACATGCGTCGCAGCCACTTCAACATGCTGCGCGTCTGGGGCGGCGGCGTCTATGAGAGCGACCGCTTCTATGAGCTGGCCGACCGCTACGGCATCCTCATCTGGCAGGACTTCATGTTTGCCTGCACCCCTTACCCCGCCGACAGCACCTTCCTCGAGGAGGTGCGGCAGGAGGTCGTGCAGAACGTGCAGCGCCTCAGACAGCATCCCTCGATCGCCACCTGGTGCGGGAATAATGAGATCGCCGAGGCGCTGAAGTACTGGGGCTGGCAGCGCAAGTATCCCAAGGAGACCTTCGAGCGCTTCGAGCGCGACTATACCCGCCTCTTCCGCCAGCTCATCCCCGAGCTCCTCGGCGAGCATGATCCCCTACGCCCCTACATCGAGAGCAGCCCCGACACGGCGAACTGGGGGCGCCCCGAGAGCCTTGGCCTCGGCGAGAGTCACTACTGGGGCGTGTGGTACGGCCGCGAGCCCTTCGAGATCCTGCGCGAGCGTGTGCCGCGCTTCATGAGTGAGTTCGGCGTACAGTCCTTCCCCATGCCCTCCAGTATCCGCCGCTTCGCCCGCGAGGAGGACTACGACCTCGAGAGCCCCGTGATGCGCAGCCATCAGAAGAGCAGCATAGGCAACGACGTCATCCTCCACTACATCCGCCAGGAATACCCCGAGCCGCGGGACTTCGAGGACTTCGTCTACGCCTCCCAGGTCATGCAGGGGCGCGGCATCGCCCTCGGCATCAAGGCGCAGCGCGCCGCTGCCCCGCGCTGCATGGGCAGTCTCTACTGGCAGCTCAATGACGCTTGGCCCGCCATCTCTTGGTCGGGGATCGACTACTGGGGCGCGTGGAAGGGGCTGCAGTACCAGGCCGCCCGCGCCTTCGCCCCCTACACCATCCTCCCCAGCCGCGATGGGCAGCGCCTCTCCATCGTGTGGGACGAGCAGCCCGAGGGCGAGCGCCGTGTACACCTCGAGGCCGAGCGCTTTGCCTTCGACAGACCCGGAGCGACTGGCCGCCCTTGGTCGCGAGAGCTGACGCTCTCGGGGCGCAGCGGCGTCCTCGAGCTGGACGTCCCGCTGGAGGACTTCCTCCCCGATGAGGCCACGAAGCGCCAGCACGGCATCTACTACCGCCTCAGCACGGGCTCCGAGCTGCTCACCGAGGAGCTCTACTACGCCCTCCCGCCCAAGGAGCTGGAGCTCCCCACCTTCGCCCAGCCCGAGCGCTGCACCCTCGAGCGTGCTACAGACGGCAGCCACTACACGCTGCTGCTGCGCTCTGACCGGCTGCTCCGCGACGTCTATATCGACACGGGCAGCCCCGAGCTACAGCCCGAGGAGAACTTCCTCGACCTCCTACCGCAGCGCCAGTACCGCATCCGCATCCTGCCTCGCGCGGGTGCTGCGACGCCCCTTCCCCCGCCCCTCCCGCTCAAGCTCAAGGCCCTCAACCCGCAGCGCTAG